In Drosophila santomea strain STO CAGO 1482 chromosome 3L, Prin_Dsan_1.1, whole genome shotgun sequence, a single window of DNA contains:
- the LOC120447854 gene encoding protein TRACHEARY ELEMENT DIFFERENTIATION-RELATED 7A, which produces MWQLTWAFALAFLVLGGEAKPSHLHYNHFDPHHVNHFAGHHLSHLDSLHALPNHLDYAVHESVLPPPAPLLPAVAPPPAFAPPPPVFAPAPLLPAPAPFLPAPAPLLPAPAPLLPAPAPLLPAPAFLPAPAPLLPEFQVPSVTHQVLPPVLEAVPFAPTYRAIPGPKTTTHRVSIGYAFPKLLAAPHAHLKALPLKFAHHHHHSLW; this is translated from the exons ATGTGGCAACTGACATGG GCGTTTGCCCTAGCTTTTCTGGTCCTAGGTGGTGAAGCAAAGCCCTCTCATCTACACTACAACCACTTTGATCCCCACCATGTGAACCATTTCGCCGGACATCATCTTAGCCACTTGGATTCTCTGCATGCTCTGCCGAACCACTTGGATTACGCGGTGCACGAATCGGTTCTTCCCCCTCCAGCTCCTTTGCTTCCTGCTGTGGCTCCACCACCAGCATTTGCTCCTCCACCACCAGTATt tgctcctgctcctctttTACCTGCTCCTGCACCATTTTTGCCCGCTCCTGCGCCACTTCTGCCAGCTCCTGCACCACTTCTTCCAGCTCCTGCGCCACTTCTACCGGCTCCAGCATTTTTgccagctcctgctccacTTTTGCCAGAATTCCAAGTGCCGAGTGTCACCCATCAAGTGCTGCCACCCGTGCTCGAGGCTGTTCCCTTTGCACCCACCTATCGAGCCATTCCCGGACCGAAGACTACCACCCACCGCGTGTCCATCGGCTACGCCTTCCCCAAGCTGCTGGCCGCCCCCCACGCCCATCTGAAAGCCCTGCCCCTG